The Candidatus Desulfatibia profunda genome contains the following window.
GGATGCTAAATATTTTATCGACCTTGAAGAACAATTTGGGGCTCATAATTATCAGCCGATGAATGTGGTTCTTGAACGCGGGGAAGGCATCTGGGTCTGGGATGTCGAGGGCAAAAAGTACCTGGACTGTCTTTCCGCCTATTCGGCAGTTAACCAGGGACACGCTCACCCCAAAATCAGGCAAACCATGATCGAGCAGCTCCAGAAACTGACGCTCACTTCCCGAGCCTTCCGCAATGACCAGTTGGGATTGTTTTATAAAGAAATCTGTGAGCTGACCAACACCCACAAGGTTCTGCCCATGAACAGCGGCGCCGAAGCCGTGGAAACCGTGATAAAGGCCGTTCGCAAGTGGGGTTATAAGGTCAAGGGGGTTCCGCCGGATCAGGCCGAAGTGATCGTTTGTGAAAACAACTTTCACGGCCGCACCATCGCGATTATCGGTTTCAGCACCAACGAGCAGTATCGGGAAGGCTTCGGACCTTTTGCCCCCGGATTCAAGATCATCCCTTTCGGAGATGCCGGGGCTCTGGAAAACGCCATCACCCCGAATACGGTAGCCTTTCTGGTTGAGCCGATCCAGGGTGAGGGCGGAATCATTGTACCGCCGCCGGGGTATTTGAGACAGGTCAAATCTATTTGTAAAAAACACAACATCGTTGCCATTTTTGACGAGATTCAGACCGGACTGGGCCGGACCGGCAAACTGCTCGCCGAAGAACACGACGGTGTTGAGTCCGACGTGACCCTGATCGGTAAAGCGCTTTCCGGCGGCTTCTACCCCATCTCTGCTGTTTTGTCGAATTCGGAGGTTCTGGGCGTCTTTATGCCCGGTGATCACGGCAGCACCTTCGGCGGAAATCCTCTGGCCTGTGCCGTCGCCCGCACAGCCCTCAAGGTCCTGATTGAAGAAAATATGATCGAAAACGCCGCCAAAGTAGGCGCCTATTTTCAGTCTCGTCTCCAAGCCATCAAAAGCCCCCACATCAAAGAAGTGCGGGGCAAGGGGCTCTTGATCGGCGTCGAACTTTTTCCTGAAGTTGGTGGGGCCCGCCGCTTTTGTGAACAACTTATCAAAGCAGGAATCCTGTGCAAAGAGACCCACGATCATGTCATCCGCTTTGCACCACCCCTGATCATCTCCAAAGAAGATATCGATTGGGCTCTGGAGCGAATCGAACCGGTTTTTACGGGTAATGCGCCATAAGACAAAATTCTCTTTTATCAGGAAAGATAACGGCAATTATTTAGTGGTTATTGATAGTTACCGGAGATGGCAAGATGTACGCAAGCCGAAGATGGAGTTTGAAAAAGGGTCTAATGGTTGCATTCGTCTCGTAAAATTTTCCTATTTCTTGAAAGACAAATCCCTTCCTGCCTTCCAATCAATTAAAATATTTGAAGTTCTGGCCACCCTATGTTATTCAATATTGAAAA
Protein-coding sequences here:
- a CDS encoding ornithine--oxo-acid transaminase translates to MDAKYFIDLEEQFGAHNYQPMNVVLERGEGIWVWDVEGKKYLDCLSAYSAVNQGHAHPKIRQTMIEQLQKLTLTSRAFRNDQLGLFYKEICELTNTHKVLPMNSGAEAVETVIKAVRKWGYKVKGVPPDQAEVIVCENNFHGRTIAIIGFSTNEQYREGFGPFAPGFKIIPFGDAGALENAITPNTVAFLVEPIQGEGGIIVPPPGYLRQVKSICKKHNIVAIFDEIQTGLGRTGKLLAEEHDGVESDVTLIGKALSGGFYPISAVLSNSEVLGVFMPGDHGSTFGGNPLACAVARTALKVLIEENMIENAAKVGAYFQSRLQAIKSPHIKEVRGKGLLIGVELFPEVGGARRFCEQLIKAGILCKETHDHVIRFAPPLIISKEDIDWALERIEPVFTGNAP